The genomic interval GGCTCGCGAGTTTATTCGAAATCAATAATTGTCCCATTTCATTGTATAACTGAATATTTGTACCAGTTGTTAATCCAAGATCACTAACAATGTGGATCAATGCCTGATCTGGATTATAGGAAATAATGTAATCGATATTTAAGTCATTTAAGCCCAAGTCACAGTTTATGGTTGTGATTTGGATTGGAAATTCAGTTGTATCAGCACCACATGTATTGGTTGTTATCAACTGTACGATTACTGTTCCATCATTTTGAAAAGTTGCCGTTGGTGAAGAACTATTAGAGGTTGCAGGAATTCCACCAGGGAAAGTCCAACTAAAACTGTCCGCCCCAGTTGAATTACTTCCATCAAAAGAAACAGAGGTTGGACAAGCAACAGTACTATCTACAAATTCAATGGTTGCAACTGCAGGATCGTCCACATTGATGGTGATTGTTGTAGAATTTGAACATGATCCAGTTGTACCAGTTATTGAATAAGTCGTCGTAACAGTTGGAGTGGCAGTTACATTTGATCCAGTAGTTGCAGATAAACCAGTTGCGGGAGACCACGCAAGCGAACTCGATCCAGAAGCGGTTAATGCAGTGCTCGCACCATTACAAATGGTATTGTCTCCACTCACACTAATAGTTGGAGTTGGACTTACTGTAATTGAAACAAACGCGGAATCAAACAAAGAACATCCGCCACCAATCGTATATAAAATGGCATTGTATGTTCCAGGTGTACCGTAAGTTACAGAAGCTGTTGGTGCAGAAGGAACAATAGTTGGCGTTCCTCCTGGGAAACTCCACAACAACGTGTCTTGATAAGTACTTCCAGCAGCATTAAAATTCACAGAATTTCCAGCACAAATAGTTAGGGTACTTGGTGTGATAATCGCTTGAGAAGGTGTATTTGTCAAGAAAGGATGAATAAATAATGAAACACCCAAGTTCCATGTTCCTGCTGTTCCATATTGATACCAGGTATTGTTTGATTGTTGTTCCCAAGTTGGGGAAGGAGATGTTTGCCCGTTGGAATTGCTGACGATACTTAAAGTGTCTTTCACACCTGCTGACCATTGTAAATTCGTTAAGCCTAAAGCCACGAAGAATTTTTTGGATGCAGGCAAGGTGATAGGATTGTTTACAAAACTTGCTTCTGTATAAAAATTACCATTTACGTCACTCATAATCTGACCCATTGTTAAATTCGTACTTCCGAGAAGCGCTCCTGGAGTTCCAGTGGTTCCATCGTAAATATTTATCGGGACAATTTTAGCTGGATTAGCTGAATAAGCTAAACCAAATGCAACATATACATTATTCAAAATAGTGTTGGGAGAAGCAGATGCATCAAAATACATCGCTTTTTGCTTGTCAAGAGATGCATTCATTCCATTAATCCACCCGTTTGCGGCAAAGGTTGCTCCTGTGTAGTAATTTGCACCTGTCCAACCAGCTGGTGTAGGCAAATTAATTCGCTGACAAACCGCCGCCGCACTTACTACAATATACCCTGTTTTTGTTTCCGTATCGGTACCGTTTGCATTTGTTGCAGTAAGAGATACGGCATATGTTCCAGGTGTATTGTACGTAATCGAAGGAGGATTTTGTCCGTTGAAAGTCGCTGGTGTTCCACCTGTGAAAGTCCAGTTCCAAGATGTTGGATTATAAGTGCTTAAATTGGTAAATAGAACAGATCCTCCAGCACTGATTGTCGTAAAATTCGCACTGAAATCTGCAACTGGCGGATTGTTTAAAGAAGTTGCTACACATGCCATCGCAGCGGCAGCATCAATTCGTCCACTTCCAAGTTGTCCAATAAATGAAGGGTTTTGTGCATTGATATTTGCCGCCGTACTGATCAAACAGTTAATTAAAGCGGCATTTGGCATATTTGGATTCAATGATTTCATCAATCCAGCCAAACCAGCAACCATAGGAGAAGCCATAGATGTTCCCGACTTGTTTCCGTAAGTGTTTCCAACTGTTGTGCTGTAAATGTTATTTCCTGGAGCCGAAATATCTATCCAAGTTCCGTAGTTTGAAAAGCTTGCTTTCGTATTTGAGCTCGTTGTTGCAGCCACAGAAACCACATTGTTATATGCAGCAGGGTAAAATTGCGTATTTACGTTGTCATTTCCTGAAGCAGCAATTAAGATACATCCTTGACTAACTGCATAGTTTACCACATTTTGTCCAGTAGTTGAAGCTCCTGGACCACCCCAACTCATATTAATGATATCTGCACCACTTGCTGCAGCATAAACAATTCCGTCATATCCATTTGTTACTTGACCAACCGTTGTTGTTGATTTCACGCACATTAGTTTACAGCTGAATCCGATAGAAGCTACACCAACACCATTATTTGATCTTGCTGAAGAGATTCCTGCCACGTGTGTTCCGTGATCGTATGCACTGCTTGGAGGATTTGGATTGTTATCATTACTTCCAACATCATATCCGTTGATGTCGTCAATATATCCGTTATTGTCGTCGTCAATATTATTTCCTGCAATTTCGCCTGTATTTACCCATAAATTTGGAGATAAATCGGCATGTGTGCGCTCAACAGCATCATCTACAATGGCAATAACAACGTTACTTCCAGTTGAAAAATAGTTCCATGCAGTTGGTGCGTTGATATTGGTTAACCCCCATTGAGAGCTGTATGAAGGGTCATTTGGTGTTAAACAGAATTTATCCAAA from Fluviicola taffensis DSM 16823 carries:
- a CDS encoding S8 family serine peptidase — translated: MKKLLALLALIPFGIFAQTVHVNYQDGKIWFKLTNEIRISQPLKEDPTKIPVQSIPGLNQIVAKYGFVNLSKPFHAAKTSPVLQRTYLLEFSSIQDVEKCVKDLENLVGVEYAEKVPLDKFCLTPNDPSYSSQWGLTNINAPTAWNYFSTGSNVVIAIVDDAVERTHADLSPNLWVNTGEIAGNNIDDDNNGYIDDINGYDVGSNDNNPNPPSSAYDHGTHVAGISSARSNNGVGVASIGFSCKLMCVKSTTTVGQVTNGYDGIVYAAASGADIINMSWGGPGASTTGQNVVNYAVSQGCILIAASGNDNVNTQFYPAAYNNVVSVAATTSSNTKASFSNYGTWIDISAPGNNIYSTTVGNTYGNKSGTSMASPMVAGLAGLMKSLNPNMPNAALINCLISTAANINAQNPSFIGQLGSGRIDAAAAMACVATSLNNPPVADFSANFTTISAGGSVLFTNLSTYNPTSWNWTFTGGTPATFNGQNPPSITYNTPGTYAVSLTATNANGTDTETKTGYIVVSAAAVCQRINLPTPAGWTGANYYTGATFAANGWINGMNASLDKQKAMYFDASASPNTILNNVYVAFGLAYSANPAKIVPINIYDGTTGTPGALLGSTNLTMGQIMSDVNGNFYTEASFVNNPITLPASKKFFVALGLTNLQWSAGVKDTLSIVSNSNGQTSPSPTWEQQSNNTWYQYGTAGTWNLGVSLFIHPFLTNTPSQAIITPSTLTICAGNSVNFNAAGSTYQDTLLWSFPGGTPTIVPSAPTASVTYGTPGTYNAILYTIGGGCSLFDSAFVSITVSPTPTISVSGDNTICNGASTALTASGSSSLAWSPATGLSATTGSNVTATPTVTTTYSITGTTGSCSNSTTITINVDDPAVATIEFVDSTVACPTSVSFDGSNSTGADSFSWTFPGGIPATSNSSSPTATFQNDGTVIVQLITTNTCGADTTEFPIQITTINCDLGLNDLNIDYIISYNPDQALIHIVSDLGLTTGTNIQLYNEMGQLLISNKLASQVSTVEIPVSSYAAGMYFVRITSDSHEATSKVIKH